Proteins found in one Candidatus Nomurabacteria bacterium genomic segment:
- a CDS encoding DUF21 domain-containing protein, which produces MDILYIIIQVVVFLLIAAVCSGLNVALMSLNVTDLRRLSALGNKQAKVVLPLRQNRHLSLAGILFTN; this is translated from the coding sequence ATCGACATACTATATATTATCATCCAAGTAGTAGTATTTTTACTTATAGCAGCGGTTTGTTCGGGGCTAAACGTCGCATTAATGTCGTTAAACGTAACCGATCTTCGCAGGCTCAGTGCATTGGGTAATAAACAAGCCAAAGTTGTTTTACCGCTGCGGCAAAATAGGCACCTTAGCTTAGCAGGTATTTTATTTACCAATTAG